In the Vitis vinifera cultivar Pinot Noir 40024 chromosome 2, ASM3070453v1 genome, one interval contains:
- the LOC100259865 gene encoding uncharacterized protein LOC100259865, with protein sequence MGDSATLEQSAGNIDEQVSGVVEQAKELQDAASSHISRTSVEEQALRKSALSLDSNIHRLRSLIDSLHRNKILDPKLADKLDEDLQRARCILVDGDASSFLPGNAQGGFLRMFLGPINVHATRKDVQLKVKEEYNSYRDRTALLFLLFPSTLLILRSWIWDGCLPTFPVQLYQAWLLFLYTGLALRENILRVNGSDIRPWWIYHHYCAMIMALVSLTWEIKGQPNCAQKQRGVQLFLQWAMMQGVAMLLQNRYQRQRLYTRIALGKAKRMDVVWGETAGVDGQLWLLCPILFILQGFEAYVGLLLLKTAFVGVVSEWQVVFCGVLLVLMAVGNFANTVQTLMVKSRFKAKMKRSKSKQELN encoded by the exons ATGGGGGATAGTGCGACGTTAGAGCAATCGGCTGGGAATATCGACGAACAGGTAAGTGGAGTAGTGGAGCAGGCCAAGGAATTGCAGGATGCTGCTTCCTCTCACATCTCCAGAACCTCCGTCGAAGAACAAGCTCTCCGCAAGAGTGCTCTTTCCCTTGATTCCAACATCCACAGACTCCGTTCCTTGATTGATTCTCTTCACcgaaataaaattttggatcCCAAGTTGGCCGACAAG CTCGACGAAGATTTACAGAGAGCCAGATGTATCCTGGTTGATGGGGATGCGTCTTCTTTTCTTCCTGGCAATGCGCAGG GTGGGTTTCTGAGAATGTTTCTGGGTCCTATAAATGTGCATGCCACTAGGAAGGACGTTCAGTTGAAAGTTAAAGAGGAGTACAACAGTTACAGA GATAGAACTGCCTTgctgtttcttctttttccatcaACACTACTTATTCTAAGATCTTGGATATGGGATGGTTGCTTGCCAACGTTTCCAGTTCAGCTGTACCAG GCATGGCTGTTGTTCCTTTACACAGGTTTAGCTTTGCGAGAGAACATCTTAAGAGTGAATGGAAGTGATATTCGTCCATG GTGGATATACCATCACTATTGTGCTATGATTATGGCTCTCGTTAGTCTCACATGGGAAATCAAGGGACAACCAAACTGCGCACAAAAGCAG AGAGGGGTACAACTTTTCCTACAATGGGCTATGATGCAAGGAGTTGCTATGCTACTACAAAATAGATATCAACGCCAGAGACTTTATACTCGCATTGCATTGGGAAAG gcAAAGAGAATGGATGTTGTTTGGGGAGAAACAGCTGGGGTAGATGGTCAATTATGGCTGTTGTGTCCCATACTTTTCATTTTACAG ggttttgaagCATATGTGGGTCTACTGCTGCTTAAGACTGCATTCGTCGGGGTTGTTTCTGAATGGCAG GTGGTATTTTGCGGGGTCCTTTTGGTTCTAATGGCAGTTGGGAACTTTGCAAACACAGTACAAACACTCATGGTCAAGTCTAGGTTCAaagcaaaaatgaaaagaagtaAGAGCAAGCAGGAATTGAATTAG
- the LOC100254752 gene encoding uncharacterized protein LOC100254752, with product MLPGQNKPGHEGEKQKQFDREIRDMISALTNRLSDLQQVQKQGSSQQDDEDDRGVRIITLAGSNTGATMRGELDEKPGHPGLSVGENEALNTYVNSNFQSVNNSIMMGGSYSTNDPGVHMDISDLVEHHGHKPVKHGKKGKKKDLVTPQDDYHSEHSD from the coding sequence ATGCTTCCTGGACAGAACAAACCCGGTCATGAAGGGGAGAAGCAAAAACAATTCGACCGGGAAATCAGAGACATGATCTCTGCATTAACTAATCGCCTTTCTGATCTTCAACAAGTTCAAAAGCAAGGCTCGAGCCAGCAGGATGATGAGGATGATCGTGGCGTGAGAATCATCACGCTCGCTGGAAGCAACACCGGAGCCACCATGCGAGGTGAATTGGATGAGAAGCCCGGCCATCCCGGTCTTTCAGTCGGCGAGAATGAAGCGCTGAATACTTATGTGAACAGCAATTTCCAATCTGTCAACAACTCGATCATGATGGGTGGCAGCTACAGCACCAATGACCCAGGTGTTCATATGGACATCTCCGACCTTGTTGAGCACCATGGCCATAAACCAGTGAAGCATGGCAAGAAGGGGAAGAAGAAAGACTTGGTGACCCCCCAAGATGACTATCATTCTGAACATTCTGATTAG
- the LOC100242751 gene encoding probable methyltransferase PMT18, producing the protein MAKEYSGSPKHHQLESKRKRLTWILGVSGLCILFYILGAWQNTTPAPSNQSEVYSRVGCDVGSPAAGDGHSSSSSLSSASLDFESHHQVEINNSGGTQSFPPCDMSYSEYTPCQDPVRARKFDRNMLKYRERHCPTKDELLLCLIPAPPKYKNPFKWPQSRDYAWYDNIPHKELSIEKAVQNWIQVEGDRFRFPGGGTMFPRGADAYIDDINELIPLTGGTIRTAIDTGCGVASWGAYLLKRDILAMSFAPRDTHEAQVQFALERGVPAMIGILASQRMPYPARAFDMAHCSRCLIPWNAYDGLYLLEVDRVLRPGGYWILSGPPIRWKKYWRGWERTQEDLKQEQDAIEDVAMRLCWKKVFEKGDLAVWQKPINHIRCVESRKLIKTPHICKSDNPDTAWYRDMETCITPLPDVRDSEEVAGGALEKWPKRAFSIPPRINSGSLPGITAQNFQEDNELWKDRVAHYKQIIRGLHQGRYRNVMDMNAYLGGFAAALLKYHVWVMNVIPANSNQDTLGVIYERGFIGTYHDWCEAFSTYPRTYDLIHASNVFSIYQDRCDITHILLEIDRILRPEGTAIFRDTVEVLVKIQSITDGMRWNSQIMDHESGPFNPEKILVAVKSYWTGEANPKPH; encoded by the exons ATGGCCAAGGAGTACAGTGGTTCACCCAAGCATCATCAACTAGAATCCAAGAGGAAGCGCCTCACTTGGATCCTAGGGGTCAGTGGCCTCTGCATTTTGTTCTACATTTTGGGAGCTTGGCAGAATACAACCCCTGCCCCGTCTAACCAATCTGAAGTATACTCTAGAGTCGGTTGTGATGTTGGCTCGCCTGCAGCTGGCGATGGGcattcatcatcttcatcattgTCATCAGCCTCTCTCGATTTTGAAAGCCATCATCAGGTGGAGATCAACAATTCTGGAGGGACCCAGAGCTTTCCACCTTGTGATATGTCCTACAGTGAGTACACTCCTTGCCAAGACCCAGTCAGGGCAAGGAAATTTGACAGGAATATGTTGAAATACAGAGAGCGGCATTGCCCTACCAAGGATGAACTCCTCCTCTGCCTGATACCTGCCCCCCCAAAATACAAGAACCCTTTCAAATGGCCCCAGAGCAGAGACTATGCCTGGTACGACAACATCCCCCACAAAGAGCTCAGCATTGAGAAGGCTGTTCAGAATTGGATCCAAGTCGAGGGCGATCGTTTCAGATTCCCTGGGGGTGGCACCATGTTCCCACGTGGAGCTGATGCTTATATTGATGACATAAACGAGCTCATTCCTCTTACTGGCGGCACCATCAGGACTGCAATTGATACAGGCTGTGGT GTTGCAAGCTGGGGTGCCTACTTGTTAAAAAGGGATATTCTGGCTATGTCTTTTGCACCAAGAGACACACATGAAGCACAGGTCCAGTTTGCCCTAGAGCGGGGAGTACCTGCTATGATTGGTATCTTGGCTTCGCAGAGGATGCCATACCCTGCAAGGGCTTTTGATATGGCTCACTGCTCCCGCTGCTTGATACCTTGGAATGCGTATG ATGGACTCTACCTACTGGAAGTGGACAGAGTGCTGAGACCTGGTGGTTATTGGATTCTATCTGGCCCTCCTATACGCTGGAAGAAATACTGGAGAGGTTGGGAAAGGACCCAAGAAGATTTGAAGCAAGAGCAAGATGCTATCGAGGATGTTGCTATGCGGTTATGCTGGAAAAAAGTGTTTGAAAAGGGTGATCTTGCAGTTTGGCAAAAGCCTATCAACCACATCCGGTGTGTAGAGAGCAGGAAGCTTATTAAAACACCACATATATGCAAATCAGACAATCCAGACACGGCTTG GTACAGAGACATGGAAACTTGCATAACCCCACTTCCAGATGTACGCGACTCAGAGGAAGTTGCTGGTGGGGCATTGGAGAAGTGGCCTAAGCGTGCATTTTCCATTCCTCCTAGAATAAACAGTGGCTCATTACCAGGTATCACAGCCCAGAATTTCCAAGAGGATAATGAGCTGTGGAAGGACAGAGTGGCACATTACAAACAAATCATTAGAGGATTACACCAAGGGCGATATCGCAATGTAATGGACATGAATGCTTACCTGGGTGGATTTGCTGCAGCCCTTCTAAAATATCATGTGTGGGTTATGAATGTCATTCCTGCCAATTCAAATCAAGATACTCTTGGTGTGATCTACGAGAGAGGATTCATTGGGACATATCATGACTGGTGTGAGGCCTTCTCGACATATCCAAGAACATATGATCTGATCCATGCAAGCAATGTGTTCAGCATATATCAGGACAG GTGTGATATTACCCACATTCTGCTAGAGATTGATAGAATTCTGAGGCCAGAAGGGACAGCCATATTCAGGGATACGGTAGAGGTCCTTGTGAAGATTCAAAGTATAACAGATGGAATGAGATGGAACAGCCAGATTATGGACCATGAAAGTGGGCCCTTTAATCCAGAGAAAATTCTGGTTGCTGTCAAAAGTTACTGGACTGGTGAAGCTAACCCAAAACCGCACTAA